The genomic region ggcaaagtcttatttgtaattcactttatgtaaaggaatttaatttctagtaaagttttttttatatagaattgaatcaaaattgacgcattttctgcattcatttcatgcatcgcATTGTCTCATATgcattaataaatacattaacggattctaattaattcaaatcactcctcagttattctggaaaccaatcaacctaccaaacactgctacggtactcgatcgaaaactagagacatggaccaaaggctagaacagttccagAAGGAAATGCATGAGTAAATGAATGAGCAACTAGAGAAGATTTAACAAAAGATGATGGATAAAATAATGGAATCTCAGAGGAGTATGATGGCTAAGTTGACTCAGTTATTGACTGGAGGAGTTGACAAAGGGAAGGGCTCGGTGCTCAACATTGAAGAATGAGACAACGAGGGACCTGTTTATTCCTCAGGACTTACTTCTCAACAAGTGGGGATATATCCGCGCAAATCCTCTGTCACTATCAAGCCTCAAGACGATACTGAAACACCAATAAACTTTCAAGCTAGAGACAAGTTGGCTATCCTAGACTTCGACGAGACAATCGAGAAAATGAATGGTGAATTACCGAAACAGCTCGAGaaaaagtataaatggctggAGGAAAAACTTAGAGCGATAGAAGGAACTGAGAGCTACCATGGAATTGATGCTAGAGAATTGAGCTTGATTCCAGGTCTGGTACTTcctcacaagttcaaaatgccagagttcaagaagtacaatgggactagtagccccgaagccCATATTACTATGTTCTGTAGGAGGATGACTggatatgttaataatgaccagttgctgatacattgcttccaggatagcctcacaggggctgcatccaaatggtacaatcaactgGGCCGTACctagattaattcatggagagatctagcACAGGCATTCTTAAAATAgtacagccatgtgactgacatggtacctgatagaattactctacagaacatggagaagaagcctggtgaaagtttcaggcaatacgcacagagatggagggaggttgctgtccaagttcagccatctcttctagaaagagagatgacgatgcttttcgtcaacacattgaaggcaccatttattacacatatgttaggaaacGCTACTAAAAGTTTTTCCGACATAGTTAGGAATGGcgagatgatagaaaatgctatcagaagtgGAAAAATAGATGCTGGAGAAAATAGCAGAAGGGCAGCctcgaagaagaaagagaacgaggtcaacaacacaagttcataTTCAAGACGATTCTGATAAATCACCGGGAAAAGTGGTCATTAACCAAAGAAGGGTCATCAAAGCAGAGATCTGATACAAGATAAAATACAGAGAAAATTCAATTTACGCCAATCCCAATGACGTATAGGGAgctatatcagaatctattcGACGCACACGTGGTTGCCCCTTTCCACTTGAAACCTCTGCAGCCTTCATACCCCAAGTGGTACGATGCAAATGCACGGTGCGACTATCACGCGAGAATGgaggggcattctatagaacacTGTACGACGTTCAAAAAGTTGGTGGAAAGACTTATAAGCTTGGGCGTggttaaattggatgattcaCCCAATACAGAAAATTCGTTACTTGATCATAACAAAGTGAACATGATAGGTGGAAGCCTGGGTAGAAAGATCAAGGGAGATATATCAGAGGTGAAAATTCCTTTAAGGTGGATTTGGAAAAATATGGTAAAAAGGGGATTGATCATCCCGAGTTCAGAGAGAAGCTTCGAAAAGGTGGAAAATTACTGTGATTTCCATTACGATGAGGGACATAAAATCCAGGAATGCGCAGAATTCAGAGCCTTAGTTCAAGAcctgatggataacaaggagatgaaattttatgaagaagttaAGGAGGAGGGGAGCATTTGCACATCAGAGTCTTCGAAGGTTTCAAGAGGAGTGCAACCTGTGGTCATTATCTCGCGACCCAAGAAGGAAGATGTGAGAACACCAGCAATGCCAAAGattataataaagaaacctgcaGCCTTTCCTTACCAGGACAGCAAGAAGGTTCCATGGAGCTACGAGTGCAATACAACTGTCCCAGGAAAAGAGATTGCAAAGAGCCAGTGTGTGAGGGCCAATCCAGCATCTATGAAAGAGGCCATACTAGGGgagcaaaaaaggaaaatagctGAGCTagtgaaggaggaagaagctgtAGAGTTCCTCGAATTTTTAaagcatagtgagtataatgtCGTTGAGCAGTTGCATCAACAACCAGTCCGCATATCTGTACTATCCTTACTCTTGAATTCAGAAATACATCGAAATGCGTTGATGAAGATGCTAAATGAGACCTATGTGTCCAAGGATATTTCTGTCAGTAAgctagatcggttggtcaataatattagtgctgataatttcatatttttcaacgatgatgaaatacctcctGGGGGCATGGGATCTACCAAAGCTTTGCATATTACTGCACGATGCAATGGGCATATTTTGCCAGTAGTattgattgacaatggatcagctttgaaCGTACTGCCATTATTCACACTTCACAGACTGCCCATAGATAGTTCACACATGAAAACGTGTCAAAatatagtaagggcatttgacggtacaaaaaggaaggtcatgggaagaattgagatacccctATTGATTGCCCCAACAGTCtatgaggtagattttattgtgatggacatcaaaccttcctataattgtttattaggaaggccatggatacattcggcaggggcagtaccgtcatcattacatcagatgTTGAAGATAGTGTCAGATTGTCGGCTAGtgaaaatgacattctgcattcattcatgcaggtctagttaggagcagttgatgcattttgatcatgacatcctaatcttAGGCATATTcaggttcataaaatgaattatacaggttatgttccccagagaacaaacAGAAGAAaaccgataatcctatctccctgaagttgcagtggagcagattaaaaccttggatcttatttctctgaagttgcagagagcagatcatatctagtcttatctccctgaagttgcagtggagtagacaaagtaagcaagtcttatcctccagaagttgcagtgggggcagactgaagatggaaagtcttatctccttgaagttgcagtggagcagattaaagccgataatcctatctccttgaagttgtagtggagcggatttaaaccacagatcttatcactctgaagttgcagagagcagatcgcatctagtcttatctccctgaagttgcagtggagcagactaagcaagcaggtcttatcctcctgaagttgcagtgaggcagactaaagatggaaaatcttatctccctgaagttgcagtggagcagattaaagctgacaatcctatctccctgaagttgcaatggagtggattaaaacctcagatcttatctctctgaagttgcagagggcagatcgcatctagtcttatctccctgaagttgcagtggagcagactgaagaacgcaagtcttatccccttgaAATTACAGTGGGGGCAGACTAAACATATCAATCTTATCTCCCCAACGTCGCGGTGGAGTAGGTCGAGActccaattcctatacctctgaagatgcagtaggatggaatgtggtttcttgaagaagaagatcaCCAATATCCAGCGTGCCCGGgtaaaaattggtcatttttaaagtctttgctccgttcctgttacacgacaacgagcaaagaggggcagctgtaatacccaaatttttaCCTGGCCCACAATAAACAAGCAGtctatttttttacaaacaGGCCTATAAAGCCCAAAACCCGAAATACAACAGGGCCCCAAAGCTCAGTGGCCCAAATCATttgcagaaaccctagggtttcgaAGAAGACCTTTAACGCCAACATGCACCATCACCAAGCAGAATCTTCAcgatcttcacctgcaaacacaagaaaggaaagaaaatcaaatcaaaccaaatcaaatcaagCAGATTTCTTGTTTCTATTTGTTGTATTTTcattcggctatataaagccatagACAATACTATAAACGGACCCCCGATTTAAAAATCGAAAATACAAACTACGACTTTCGCAATATCAAgagcaaaaaaattaaagcaaaggTTGATACTTGTAATTTGAttgttacatatattttatttacatacgAATAAAATAGAGAagagaaggaaagaaacaaCCTGCGTTTGGGAGCCTAAACCGCCGCGAGCCTCTGAGGTAGCCGTCTCCGAGGAAAGACGGtcggaaaccgaaaggtttctcgGGTTTTTGAGGCATCTCTGCTTTTATTTTGAAGGTTTTAAGTCCAGATTTGGGTAAAGGGGGTCGAGAAGGCTAAAAGGgggatttttttccctttttcggccaccgcagaCGGTGGTGCCGACGCCAGAGATCAGCGGCCGGCGCGGTGGCCGACGAAGGGCCGATGACCGACCAACCGGAGGCCGGTGCCGGAGGTTAAGAGCTtttttgaaggaattttttgtttgttttagggATTAGAGAAAtgcaatttttctttaaaattttggcttaaatagccgaTTGAAAACGGCGTCATAttgaggggaggatccgcgcgtcgacccgactcGGACCcagggatccgcgtgtttttcaTGTGGAAGGGCAAATTGCATTTTTGACCTCTCCgccttttaatgaattttcaattaggtttttttatgtttttaaatttgtttttaaatttatttttcatttcaatttaatcctactGGAACGGcgcgttttagaggagaaggaaaatttccttccagccctctatgtaattcaagattcaatttagtcttccggactttatttatttgctaattTACCCCATATTTTTACTTGtaatccaatttagtccttttttcatattttcttcaaaattaatatttttttgataatgcaattgtttttatcttatcttataattcttatatgtaattattattatgttgtatatatgttttttttaaaaattagtatttttcGTACTTGTATTAGATatatacttgttttatttatttaattatctttgatattatttatttcaaacctatgtatttttatgtgtacttgtatgtatttttgttatttatcttaattattcgcttattaatttatgtttgcatatttttgctcatttatttaatatcttttgcatgtcattatttatattcatttgtttgtattatttctatgctattattgtatttgttatcattttattatgacatttatgcatataaaataatgttacatcattttatttaaaaaatttaaaatataattttttaaaattgagataatactcgtatttaggattgctcaaggaaattgagccctaacgtattgggttccgatttttttgaaaatctaacaatcgaggattgctatttaaaccaactaaaaactcattattgggaattcaacacgttgtgtcctaacgtattggatgtgacgcattgatttctcgaaatgaagatttttttaaaaaaataataaaggaaatattccgagtttggggttttgaaggaattgtgccctaacgtattgggtgtgatttcttaaatctcggataagtggatgttcttttaaagtaaaggaaatattccgagtttgggattttagaggaatcgtgccctaacgtattgggtgtgatttcttaaatcttggataagtggatgttcttttaaagttttattataccagtattttggcccaattcatttttggggaaacTTAGAATGCTGtaccctaacgcattggatgtggtatcttctttctctgaaataataagggtcttaatacatAGCCTTGTAAGTTTTGCTAAAGATtacatttttccaaattctcgaccttaagacactaatcaattaactaggtaccaattttttggACGTAATGAGGGTACTAATCCTTCATCatacataaccgactcccggacccgtttttctaaaatttgtagaccaaagtcatttttaggtgacccaatcacaccttaataaaagattggtggcgactcccaatttttttatttttttaaagtcgacaaactaaaatttttatttttcaaaaaaataatttctacaCAACCCACTCAAACACGATTTCAATTTCAGCTTTTAAGGAAAAGGTGGAGAACATGCACAAatcacatttgcttattaataCATCACAAAATAAGACCCTAAGTCAAATAAGCATAAATTGCCTCACTAACTTGACTGATATACGTATATTCTTTATTGCttattaatacaaaattaatacatcactattgctattaatttataattattgatatattatcataattatttaattaaatctccTTTTGAGGAAACATTGGGCATCTATATTTAGCTAATGATAATTTATAGCCATATATGGGGTTGAACTTATAAATGCACTTACATTATTATAATATACTAGGAGAAAGCTTGGCTCTCCCATGAAAGGAATAAAGACAAGTATATTACTATTAATTGACAATTAATGACATTGCAAGAATACCATATAAAATATGTGAGGTAATGAGTTCAAAAAACAAGTTCAAAACCTCAGTTACAAAGACAAAACCATGATAAGAAAAATTGGTGCTCggtcgaaaaaaaaattttacagaaTAAATGTCGATTACTTTGCAGATTTTATTCACCGAATATTCATATAATGTATACCTCGAGCttattacatgtatatatatagtgtttTATGAACAATATGTGGTCTCATTTCCCACAATTGTTGTACCAATCGGGCATGGGCATCGATGAAGGAATTGCATTGAGTAGCCGAGAGTATTCTTCTTGTGTAGCGTTGATCTCTTGATCTGTCactgtttcttcttttcctttgaaTACCCAATCaatagaaaagaaacaaaatcagaataaaaaaagagatgGTGACATTTATAAGGTTCAAATGTTAGTCTTTTCTCTAAATGGTTCCCTCACTTTGCTAATCTTGGACAATTATATGCATATTATTTACCTTATTTGAACTTCAATTACTAATCCCTATCTTGCATCCAAATAAGGCTAAGCATGATCAACATTTAGTGGTGCCTACATATTGAAAAACATGCCAAATGCATATTTCATGGACTGACCTGAAGTTAAACCATCAGAGCTTGTATTGAATCCGTCCAAACAACTCTCCCGCCGCAGAATGTCGTTGTCGCCGGCCAACAGTTGAGCCTCTTCCAGCATATCATCCAACAAGCCACCCCCACCAAAATGGATACTCAAATGGTGGTGGTTGTTTTGATCATTACTGATATAGTTACAATTCCCTTTAGTATCAAATGTAACTTCTGAAGTCCCATCTAAGGACAAGAATTGGTTCGAAGGGAGATCGTCGGTTTTTGACGTGTAATCGAATCCCGGAGTCGATATAAACTGACCGTTATCGAAATTCTGATGATCAGCGAGGATCCTTGAAGATGAAGCAAGATCAAGTGTGACTGGATCCAAGGTATATGAAGGGGAGTAGTGTGGGGATGTCAATGGCGTACTAGTAGTAACATTTGGTGCAGCATGGGAATTGAAAAAAGATGTTTTCTGAAAGGGAGGATACTGTGACATAAAGCTGGAACTGGTACTGCTACAGCCGCCATTGACAGAAATACTGTTATTATGTCTTTCATTGTTGATACTTTCACTTACATCAGGTCTAAAGCGCTTATAACGCATTGGTGTCTGAAGAGGAGGGGTTGCTCTAGGGAAAAAGAAATCAGAAGGAGATTGAAGAATAGCATTATTAGTGTTGATGTTATTATTACAAGTGTTTGATGTTGAAGAATCAAAGAGAGGGAGAGTTGAAAATGCAGGCTTATGGGGAGATTGAAGTGGAGACACAGGGGTTGGTGTTGAAGGGGAAGAACTTGGAAGTGGGGATGGACATGGTGTTGAAACTGCACTTGCACTATGAAGAGGTGGTGGGGTTTGTGGGTTGTACAGAACGTGGGATGATGCTGAACGTGGGATATGGAGAGGGTGTGCTGGTGTTAAGATCGAGCCGTGGAGAGTTGTCGAGGACGACGGGTTTGGCGGTGTTTGGAAGGAGAAGGAAGACGTTGACGTGGCTGTTGGGGACGGGAGAGGTGTCGACGGCAGTGATCGGTGCTGGTTTCGTTGGTGTTGGGAATAGAGAGGTTGGATTTCAGGAGGGTAAAGTGGGAGGCCTTGGCGTTGCCTTCTCTTCACTCTTGTGTTCCAATAGTTCTTGATTTCATTATCTGTTCTTCCCGGAAGCTACATCATAAGCAAACAAAAGCAATAATTAATAACAGATAAATGATAACCAAAAGTCTGAAGATTGGTAAAAATTGATGAAGAAAAAAGGGATTTGATCTTTGATGATGAGACTATTATTAGAAAATTGTGGGgtttttttatagataatcagTTCAAAActgaaacaacaacaacaacactATAGGAAGTAAATTAAACAGCTAGACGTGttcctaaatatatatatatatatatatatatagctaatTATATGTTGTcaatattctaaaaaatatgaacaagaagaaaaaatagcagggtttaagtgattaaaattcTTGAAAGTTACCCAGATTACGAACAAAATGCAGATTCAAACTGATATAATCAAAAtgataacttttaaaatcaagaaattaattaacaaaaccATAAATATAAACTGTTTTAGAATGTAGAATTTGAATTTACCAACAAAGACCATGCAAGATCGGAATGACAAACAGTCTGAAactccatggaagaaaattaaaaaaaataaaaaagagttaTTAAACAAATTATACCTGAGTTGCCATGCGAGCCCATTTGTTACCCATTTTAGCATGCAACTCAACAATAATCCTTTCTTCTTCAGGTGAAAAGGCACCTTTTTTCAAGTTAGGTCTTAAATGGTTAGCCCATCTTAGCCTACAACTCTTCCCACAACGTGCCAATCCTGTATTCTTTTGTACTGCATTCCAGTTCCCTTCACCATGAGTCCTCACGTAATCCGCCAACACTGCATCTTCCGCAGCCGTCCACGGCCCCTTTTTCAACATTATACCACCTTCTCCGCCACCGTTGTTGGAACCACCACCCTCGTTTTGTGTAGTGATCTGGTTGTTTCCtcccatcatcatcatcttcccacgttatatactaattaataatttaatatatatatatatatatatacacgtgaAAAAGAGAGCTATATCTAGTTATTTTTGGACCTTTGGTGGTGTTTAATGGAGGGTTTTGGGAGGTGTTTTCAATTCTTTTCACCTTCTCATTCGTTTAAAAAAGgaagaggagaagggaaaagcAAAAATGAAGAAGCAAGAAGAAAACTATGTGATGTTTTCTTAAAGGTAGGTTGTTTTgttataagaaaaatgaagagagaaGGGACAAAGAAATCAAGTCTTTGCCCTCATCAAAATGAAAAGTAGAAATGAAGAAACTCGAGATCATAAGTCTGGGTTTTGTTCTTTGGAGACAAAGCTCATGTCAGAGGCAAATAGAAAGAGGGTTTGGGTGAAGAAAAAAGGGGGGGCCTAAGCTATACCCTAAAAGGAGGGTTAGACCCACAAATAGGCGGCTTTCGTTTTCATTACAAAGAAGGTTTACAGCTTTTCCCCTCTGGTTTTTCCCAATGTTTTTTGACAGTCTAGAAATGGCTTGTCATTATGGGTTTTCATACACGTTAAGGAATATAAACTTAAATAGAATATATTCTAACTTTGAGGTGGATTTTTTGCATTCGGGAAATATTTATCTCTGGTCAAAATCAAAGGGACAGTAAAAGGTTTTGACCCTCATTAATCATGATACAATGTTgatttaatatcttattttagCTTATATTATTGGACCAATAACCCTTTTAAGGGTCTTTTTagttacattttctttttacaaagaAACCCTTCATTATTAAATTCAACTTGAAATTGATTTTATGTGTTATTTTcagtttattaaatattaataatgtaataacaaaattcaattttattctaatagcaatttattaatatttgtgtttacttattttggttatttaataaattatttttaagtttgtgtaattattttaagtaatcattattaaagataattaaaatttgtaaaatattttaataatttgaaatcataattaaaagtaaTTCATCATACAGCATTAAAAACTTTGCATGTGTACAATATAAGAGCGACatgcttttcttcttttaatctttacaaatttgatggaaataaattagttatattattattattattattattattattttaaaatttaaaatgacaatTTAAGTAGTAATCGGTtaaacttaaccaaaatttgagaatattatttaattgtattctaaaataataagaaataataaattaaagaaaaactaaaaaatccaaattttgaaaatgttattcAATtgtattctaaaaataatatataataaattaaagaaaaactaaaaaatccaacttcctaaaaattacaataatataatatttaaaaaaataacttcctaacaataaataaaatttaatttaatttaatttaaaataaaataaataataatattataaaaccattttaAATATTCTCAATCCCTTCTTCCACTGCTCATACTCATCATTATCTTCAATTTTGTTGTCAATTTAGTTAATATGCAATTACTTCTCTTTTCACATTTGTTGTTTCATTCAACttcataaagaaaaataaaacttttatttgcatagaatcaattttttatgaaaatgaaattctttcCTTGACATTctatcttaaaataaataaatgtataattaaaaaattacctcAATTACATGTTTATAATACTAGGCTAATCACACCGTGAgtgaaacaacaaaaattatatcTATAAAAGATTTATTCAACAATGTTGATACACGATATCAATAAGGAAGAGATAAAGAGGAGAAGGTGATGATTACAAGGAGGTCAGTTCACTTGTGACAAGTGAACCGTCAGAGTTGGAAGCTAAGAAAGAGGGGATGCTAAGTAACAGAGGGAATACTTGGGGAAAAAAGGGAAGATCCTTCTTCCTCATGTGTTGGGGTATATCTAAGAGAGGTCCCCTTGTCATGTAGTGTTGACACACACTTACAATATTGATGGTAGTTTGCTCATGTGGTTGGCTAGGTGGTAGGTCTGTTACATGTCAATCATTGCCATGCATAGTAATGTGGTTTTGCTTTGACATTCTCCTTATTGAGGTTGCATAAAGTTATTATGCCCTGGTGGTCCCATTTGAAGGCCCAAAAGGGGTGGTTGCTCATGCATGGTCCAGCAGGAGGGTCACCATAAAAGGTATTTGATCAGGGGCCATTCGTGGGTACCTATTTAGGCTTTTACTAGGTCACTCATTTTTCTGCCATGTGCCCTTAATGGGGAAGGTTATAACAAACAATAAATCCTAATGGAGTGGTAAATGATTTTAACATTCATCAACATTAGGGTCGATTCTTAgacatttgacttattttaaGTAGTGGTTTTTAgttgatttatataaaaattgtatatgaaaatatgaaaacataaaatatcactataataatatttattactttcttttctttttttagccagtattagaatttttattaaagaaaagacAATGGTATTACAAAACAAACTACATAATAATTGCCAAAAGCAAAGAATAAAAGTTCTTGCAAAATGAACATTGCAAAACAGTACACATAAAGCCACAATGAACCACAACAAACAAATGCCAAAAACAATGAACATGAATCACAATCATCATAATTCACCACTAGTCCCAAAATACACTAAGATGATAAGTTTAGCTTCCATCATAGCATTGGCCATCCCATTTACCTCTTGCAACGTATTGAAAAACATCACTTTTAATGTTGGCTTGAAGAAAGATTGTGAGGGATATTTAGCACAAAAAGCTTGGAAACAAAATACCTAGTGACTCCAAAAACAAAGCCACAACACTAACCAAATGGTCTTTAAGCACACCCCTATGCATGGTTTCCCTCTCATTGCTTCAACAATGTTGGATATAATAAATCCAACTAATGGGGGAGAACATATAATGTCACACTTAGGGAGGTCAAAAAAAGATTTAACTTAAT from Gossypium raimondii isolate GPD5lz chromosome 1, ASM2569854v1, whole genome shotgun sequence harbors:
- the LOC105780827 gene encoding transcription factor MYB97 produces the protein MMMMGGNNQITTQNEGGGSNNGGGEGGIMLKKGPWTAAEDAVLADYVRTHGEGNWNAVQKNTGLARCGKSCRLRWANHLRPNLKKGAFSPEEERIIVELHAKMGNKWARMATQLPGRTDNEIKNYWNTRVKRRQRQGLPLYPPEIQPLYSQHQRNQHRSLPSTPLPSPTATSTSSFSFQTPPNPSSSTTLHGSILTPAHPLHIPRSASSHVLYNPQTPPPLHSASAVSTPCPSPLPSSSPSTPTPVSPLQSPHKPAFSTLPLFDSSTSNTCNNNINTNNAILQSPSDFFFPRATPPLQTPMRYKRFRPDVSESINNERHNNSISVNGGCSSTSSSFMSQYPPFQKTSFFNSHAAPNVTTSTPLTSPHYSPSYTLDPVTLDLASSSRILADHQNFDNGQFISTPGFDYTSKTDDLPSNQFLSLDGTSEVTFDTKGNCNYISNDQNNHHHLSIHFGGGGLLDDMLEEAQLLAGDNDILRRESCLDGFNTSSDGLTSGKEETVTDQEINATQEEYSRLLNAIPSSMPMPDWYNNCGK